GGGCGACATCTCTCAAAACTGGTCAGCGTCTTTAAAATTTCCGAGCGATAGAATGCGGTTCGCGCGTCAATAAACACCGCGCGGACTCGCCAGCAGACCGGTGAAAGGGCTACACTTCAGGGTATCGCCCTTTTACCGGATATCACGATGAAATCCCTCCGAATCTCCGCTGCGTTGCTGTTACTCGTTGCGTTAAGCGGTTGCAGTAATCTGATGCATACCACGCCGGTTCCTCCGCCCGCCGTGACAGCCAAAGCGCAGGAAATTACCCGTGCGCAGACGTCAACACTCACGAAAATTGGCAGCATCACGGTGGATGTGATTGGCAGCCCGATGGATGCAGAAGCAGAAGTTCAGCGTCGCGCTGATGCTGCAGGGGCGCATTACTACGTGATCATGTTTAACAGCGAAACCATTATTCCCGGCCGCTGGTACTCACAGGCCACACTCTACCGCTGATTATTCAGCGCCGATCGCGCGGTTAAGCAACAGCTGGCACAAACGTTCCGGCAACAGCGTTTCGCCGCGCGGATCGAGCACCATTCTGCACCAGGCGTCTGCCACCGGTGGCGAAGCAAATTCCAGCATCTGTGTTGCCGTCATCAGGTTGAACAACTGACCTGTCAGCCAGCGTCCGTGCGCTTCTTCCGCTGTACGCAGACGTTGTAAAAACTGACGGGAAGCGCGGTCGAATATGCGGTTTTGGCCGCGCGCCTGATACAAAATCTGTTGCAGCATTTCTCCGCTGGCGGGCAGTTTTTTG
The Rahnella variigena genome window above contains:
- the bsmA gene encoding biofilm peroxide resistance protein BsmA — encoded protein: MKSLRISAALLLLVALSGCSNLMHTTPVPPPAVTAKAQEITRAQTSTLTKIGSITVDVIGSPMDAEAEVQRRADAAGAHYYVIMFNSETIIPGRWYSQATLYR